The following DNA comes from Coregonus clupeaformis isolate EN_2021a unplaced genomic scaffold, ASM2061545v1 scaf0165, whole genome shotgun sequence.
TGTTCAAAGCGATGCGCCATTCCATAatggctactgctagctagcatgaaGATGAAACTGCAGTTTTCCGGGAAAACtaacagtatttcaatcttctcgatgTAATAGTGTGGATAAAGGTAAAATTGAGTACCGTGGCATATTCCATCTATGCATTGAGGTGCGTTTTCTGACCCATATCTTGCACCGTCTCCAGTGTCTCAATGTAACCATGATTGCATTCTGACCCCAAtgcagctcagtgtaaacaagtGTAATGATAGGGTCGGAATCTGCTGGCTAGAGTGAAGAGTGTTTTGTTAGTCACTAGTTTAACCTGACATTTTAGCTAGGGAGTTGGTAGCTAACTACATGTAGGTcaagggtgtattcattacgcagATTTTGTTGTAAAATGTTTAGTCTGTTGCAAAAAGTTTTGCAACATAACAATAGTTTCTATTGGAAAAATTCAGGACGGTTTCGTTACGTTTGCTCTGTTTGGTTCTTAAACGTTTTCGGTTGCAAGACGTAATGAATATGCCCCAGCTAATGGGCTAGCTAACTTAgaaagcttgctagctagctactttgttGAATATTTAAACTTGACTCAAACAATCTGTTCATACATTTTCTATCTAACTAGCTATTGACTTGAATGCATCTGCTGCTATAATGTGCCCTCTGGTACTTTCCTATCACATGCCATTGTCTATCTCTTAATACTGATTTGATTGTTTATCTAATGGACAacttgttttatttttcagcAAAAGCTGCAGTCCGCTTCGCTCACACTGACATCAAGGTGCCAGATTTCTCTGATTACCGTCGGCCTGAGTTGCTTGACCCCAAGAAATCTTCTCAGGAGAGCAGCGAGTCCAGAAAAACCTTCTCCTACCTTGTCACCGGGGCCACAGCCGTGTTAGGTGTCTATACAGCCAAGACCGTGGCCACACAGTTTATCTCTTCCATGAGTGCCTCAGCTGATGTCCTGGCTATGTCCAAGATCGAGGTCAAGCTGGGAGAGATCCCAGAGGGCAAGAATATGACCTTCAAGTGGAGGGGCAAGCCTCTGTTCATCCGCCACCGGTCTGAGAAAGAGATTGCCGCAGAGGAAGCTGTGGATATGGCTGAGCTTCGTGACCCCCAGCACGACAAGGACCGCGTCGCCAACCCAAAATGGATCATAGTCATCGGCGTGTGCACCCACCTGGGCTGTGTACCCATCGCCAATGCTGGTGACTATGGTGGATACTACTGCCCTTGCCATGGCTCTCACTATGATGCCTCTGGCCGCATCAGGAAAGGCCCAGCCCCACTCAACCTGGAGGTGCCCTACTATGAGTTCCCAGATGAGGACACAGTAATTGTAGGCTAAATTGTTGGACTGAGATCACAtcagtatgttcagtatgtttcTGTCTGGCTCATTATTCCATCCATTAGCAGGCACAACCTCTGTTTCAGGGTGGTATAAATTATTTAAAGTAATAAATGTACATTTAATCTGATTGGAAAACTCTCATGTTATTTATTTACCCAATCTCAGCTAAATCTAATACTGTACCAAAATACGACCTGAGTTGTAAATGAGTAATGGGGTTTCTTTTGCCTTTCTTAACAATTAATAGCCTACTAATAGTACAGATTTTTTAATAGTGCAGGTATAAGGGCATTTACCAAGATTTTGCTGCTCAATCAAAAACACACCTGCTTACAGACAGTTATCTACAATGTGTCTGAAGGTGATTCTCAAGGGTTAATGTCACGAATGATGGCTTTATGTTCAGTTTCAGAGAGGTACAGAAATGTTTTTGTCTCTGATTTTGTTGGGACGATTTAGAGTGCTAGGTTCAGTTGTTTAATGGCAATATTGCACAACGTTGTATATTTTCTTCCTATCAATATCACTGTTTTGCTTTGGTGGTGGtcacatatacactgctcaaaaaaataaagggaacacttaaacaacacatcctagatctgaatgaatgaaataatcttattaaatacttttttctttacaaagttgaatgtgctgacaacaaaatcacacaaaaattatcaatggaaatcaaattgatcaacccatggaggtctggatttggagtcaccctcaaaattaaagtggaaaaccacactacaggctgatccaactttgatttaatgtccttaaaacaagtcaaaatgaggctcagtagtgtgtgtggtctccacgtgcctgtatgacctccctacaacgcctgggcatgctcctgatgaggtggcggatggtctcctgagggatctcctcccagacctggactaaagcatccgccaactcctggacagtctgtggtgcaacgtggcgttggtggatggagcgagacatgatgtcccagatgtgctcaattggattcaggtctggggaacgggcggtccatagcatcaatgccttcctcttgcaggaactgctgacacactccagccacatgaggtctagcattgtcttgcattaggaggaacccagggccaaccgcaccagcatatggtctcacaaggggtctgagg
Coding sequences within:
- the LOC121583278 gene encoding cytochrome b-c1 complex subunit Rieske, mitochondrial-like, which translates into the protein MMSLAARSGAFSPYLQATNYAVAGPLKALIPGVVVKGEKVLVDTKKPFLTRESLNGQSPKTGPAVSVSINAKAAVRFAHTDIKVPDFSDYRRPELLDPKKSSQESSESRKTFSYLVTGATAVLGVYTAKTVATQFISSMSASADVLAMSKIEVKLGEIPEGKNMTFKWRGKPLFIRHRSEKEIAAEEAVDMAELRDPQHDKDRVANPKWIIVIGVCTHLGCVPIANAGDYGGYYCPCHGSHYDASGRIRKGPAPLNLEVPYYEFPDEDTVIVG